From Streptomyces sp. 6-11-2, one genomic window encodes:
- a CDS encoding DUF5988 family protein, producing MTSKALLEGGPEDLAGTVVPVVPPGQELKIPHLGGYEHYKVTSRHEDSKEGHVTVYQWWERTEVAE from the coding sequence ATGACGAGCAAGGCACTCCTCGAAGGCGGGCCGGAGGACCTCGCGGGCACCGTGGTGCCGGTGGTCCCTCCCGGACAGGAACTGAAGATCCCGCACCTCGGGGGATACGAGCACTACAAGGTCACCTCGCGCCACGAGGACAGCAAGGAAGGACACGTCACCGTCTACCAGTGGTGGGAGCGCACCGAAGTCGCCGAGTGA
- the pstS gene encoding phosphate ABC transporter substrate-binding protein PstS — MKLQRKTRRALALGALAVSGALALTACGSDDTGGKNNAGSDSSTAASNSSIKCDDAKGQLLADGSSAQKNAIDAWVKQFSQACGVQINYKGGGSGAGVTAFTQGQVAFAGSDSALKPEEVAASQKVCTDGGQGIDLPMVGGPIALGYNVPGVDNLVLDAPTLAKIFDSKIKNWDDAAIKKLNPDAKLPNLKIQAFHRSDESGTTDNFTKYLKAATPANWKYEGGKAWQAKGGQAAPQSSGVAQQVKQTDGAIGYFELSYAKDMPTVDINTGAAAPVKATVENATKAIADAKVVGTGSDLALQLNYNTKAEGAYPMVLVTYEIVCDKGNKADTLPATKAFLRYIASEEGQNILTENDYAPIPDAIISKVRTTIDGLS, encoded by the coding sequence GTGAAGCTTCAGCGCAAGACCCGGCGGGCACTCGCTCTCGGCGCACTCGCCGTCTCCGGCGCCCTGGCCCTCACGGCGTGCGGCTCCGACGACACCGGTGGCAAGAACAACGCCGGCAGCGACAGCAGCACCGCGGCCTCCAACAGCTCCATCAAGTGCGACGACGCCAAGGGCCAGCTGCTCGCCGACGGCTCCTCGGCGCAGAAGAACGCGATCGACGCCTGGGTGAAGCAGTTCAGCCAGGCCTGTGGCGTGCAGATCAACTACAAGGGCGGCGGCTCCGGCGCCGGTGTCACGGCGTTCACCCAGGGCCAGGTGGCCTTCGCGGGTTCCGACTCGGCGCTGAAGCCCGAAGAGGTCGCCGCCTCCCAGAAGGTCTGCACCGATGGCGGTCAGGGCATCGACCTGCCGATGGTCGGCGGCCCGATCGCGCTCGGCTACAACGTCCCGGGCGTGGACAACCTGGTCCTCGACGCTCCCACCCTGGCGAAGATCTTCGACAGCAAGATCAAGAACTGGGACGACGCGGCGATCAAGAAGCTGAACCCCGACGCCAAGCTGCCCAACCTCAAGATCCAGGCGTTCCACCGCTCGGACGAGTCCGGCACCACGGACAACTTCACCAAGTACCTGAAGGCCGCCACCCCCGCGAACTGGAAGTACGAGGGCGGCAAGGCCTGGCAGGCCAAGGGCGGCCAGGCGGCTCCGCAGTCCTCCGGTGTGGCCCAGCAGGTGAAGCAGACCGACGGCGCGATCGGCTACTTCGAGCTGTCGTACGCCAAGGACATGCCCACGGTCGACATCAACACGGGTGCCGCGGCCCCGGTCAAGGCCACCGTCGAGAACGCCACCAAGGCCATCGCGGACGCCAAGGTCGTCGGCACCGGCAGCGACCTGGCGCTGCAGCTGAACTACAACACCAAGGCCGAGGGTGCCTACCCGATGGTCCTGGTCACGTACGAGATCGTCTGCGACAAGGGCAACAAGGCCGACACCCTGCCGGCCACCAAGGCGTTCCTGCGCTACATCGCCAGCGAGGAGGGCCAGAACATCCTCACCGAGAACGACTACGCGCCGATCCCTGACGCGATCATCAGCAAGGTCCGTACCACCATCGACGGCCTGAGCTGA
- a CDS encoding DUF47 domain-containing protein: MRFRLTPRETSFYDMFAASADNIVTGSKLLMELLGADASARAEIAERMRAAEHAGDDATHAIFHQLNSSFITPFDREDIYSLASSLDDIMDFMEEAVDLVVLYNVEELPKGVEQQIEVLARAAELTAEAMPHLRTMDNLTEYWIEVNRLENQADQIHRKLLAHLFNGKYDAIEVLKLKQIVDVLEEAADAFEHVANTVETIAVKES; encoded by the coding sequence GTGCGCTTTCGTCTGACCCCCAGGGAGACGAGCTTCTACGACATGTTCGCCGCGTCCGCGGACAACATCGTCACGGGCTCGAAACTCCTGATGGAACTGCTCGGGGCGGACGCTTCCGCCCGGGCCGAGATCGCAGAGCGTATGCGGGCCGCGGAACACGCAGGTGACGACGCCACGCATGCGATCTTCCACCAGCTGAACTCCTCGTTCATCACGCCCTTCGACCGCGAGGACATCTACTCCCTCGCGTCGTCCCTCGACGACATCATGGACTTCATGGAGGAGGCCGTCGACCTGGTCGTCCTCTACAACGTCGAGGAACTGCCCAAGGGCGTCGAGCAGCAGATCGAGGTTCTGGCCAGGGCGGCGGAGCTGACGGCGGAGGCCATGCCGCATCTGCGGACCATGGACAACCTCACCGAGTACTGGATCGAGGTGAACCGTCTGGAGAACCAGGCGGACCAGATCCACCGCAAGCTGCTCGCCCACCTGTTCAACGGCAAGTACGACGCGATCGAGGTGCTGAAGCTCAAGCAGATCGTGGACGTGCTGGAGGAAGCCGCGGACGCCTTCGAGCACGTGGCGAACACGGTGGAGACCATCGCGGTCAAGGAGTCCTGA
- a CDS encoding NUDIX hydrolase: protein MTDLDPNDTPVLAAGCVLWRRSPLDGTLRLCLVHRPKYDDWSHPKGKLKRGEDPLAGALREVAEETGFVAVAGVELSTVTYMAGGRPKQVRYWAAEAIAGRFTPNKEVDRVRWLSPAEARNRLTQFRDRELADELAAALRRG from the coding sequence GTGACCGATCTCGACCCGAACGACACACCCGTCCTGGCGGCCGGCTGCGTGCTGTGGCGCCGCTCGCCGCTGGACGGCACGCTCCGGCTGTGCCTGGTCCACCGGCCGAAGTACGACGACTGGTCCCACCCCAAGGGCAAGCTCAAGCGCGGTGAGGACCCGCTGGCGGGCGCCCTGCGCGAGGTGGCGGAGGAGACGGGCTTCGTCGCCGTCGCCGGCGTCGAGCTGAGCACCGTGACCTACATGGCGGGCGGCCGGCCCAAACAGGTCCGCTACTGGGCCGCCGAGGCCATCGCGGGACGCTTCACCCCCAACAAGGAGGTGGACCGCGTCCGGTGGCTGTCCCCGGCCGAAGCCCGGAACCGGCTGACCCAGTTCCGCGACCGCGAGCTGGCGGACGAACTGGCGGCGGCCCTGCGCCGGGGCTGA
- the pstA gene encoding phosphate ABC transporter permease PstA, which translates to MSHAAIADKRSSSLRGASLPKWSPWAIALGSLVVAVLIGLVGGLHSRVQWGLIAAILFVLGTYGIAARVEGRRQAKDRVATSLVWVAFLLALVPLISLVWTTVQRGVKVLDGYFLTHSMGLVADTEPGGGIYHAIIGSLEQVGLATLIGAPVGVLTAIYLVEYGGGRLAKAITFFVDVMTGIPSIVAGLFILSLMLIFKMQPFGFAGSLALAILMMPVVVRSTEEMLKLVPNELREASLALGVPKWRTILRVVLPTSIGGITTGIVLAIARIAGETAPVLLLVFGNPFINTNPFEGAQSSLPLYIYQQYANSAGSGAAYDRAWAASLTLIAFVMILNLVARGIARWKAPR; encoded by the coding sequence ATGAGCCACGCAGCCATCGCCGACAAGCGCTCCAGCAGTCTGCGCGGCGCCAGCCTGCCCAAGTGGTCCCCGTGGGCCATCGCCCTCGGCTCGCTCGTCGTCGCGGTCCTCATCGGTCTGGTGGGCGGCCTCCACAGCCGCGTCCAGTGGGGGCTGATCGCCGCGATCCTTTTCGTCCTCGGTACGTACGGCATCGCCGCACGCGTCGAGGGCCGGCGCCAGGCCAAGGACCGGGTCGCGACCAGCCTCGTCTGGGTCGCCTTCCTGCTCGCCCTGGTGCCGCTGATCTCCCTGGTCTGGACGACCGTCCAGCGCGGTGTGAAGGTCCTGGACGGCTACTTCCTGACCCACTCGATGGGCCTGGTCGCCGACACCGAGCCGGGCGGCGGCATCTACCACGCCATCATCGGCAGCCTCGAGCAGGTCGGCCTCGCCACCCTGATCGGCGCGCCGGTCGGTGTGCTCACCGCGATCTACCTGGTGGAGTACGGGGGCGGCAGGCTCGCCAAGGCCATCACCTTCTTCGTCGACGTGATGACCGGCATCCCGTCGATCGTCGCGGGCCTGTTCATCCTCAGCCTGATGCTGATCTTCAAGATGCAGCCGTTCGGCTTCGCCGGTTCGCTGGCCCTGGCCATCCTGATGATGCCCGTCGTGGTCCGCTCCACGGAGGAGATGCTCAAGCTCGTACCGAACGAGCTGCGTGAGGCGTCCCTCGCCCTGGGCGTGCCGAAGTGGCGCACGATCCTGCGGGTGGTCCTGCCGACCTCCATCGGCGGCATCACGACCGGCATCGTGCTGGCCATCGCCCGTATCGCCGGTGAGACCGCCCCCGTGTTGCTGCTGGTCTTCGGAAACCCCTTCATCAACACGAACCCCTTCGAGGGGGCGCAGTCCTCGCTGCCGCTGTACATCTACCAGCAGTACGCGAACAGCGCGGGCTCGGGCGCGGCGTACGACCGTGCGTGGGCGGCCTCGCTCACCCTCATCGCCTTCGTGATGATCCTCAACCTCGTGGCCCGCGGCATCGCCCGCTGGAAGGCCCCCCGTTAA
- a CDS encoding phosphatase PAP2 family protein: protein MAGLAESGSNPDVDLLYDINSLAKDAPRWFDRVMEYVGEYGLLLAMVLLVLWCWWSVRRRGGEGAASAVAALVWAPLAAGLAVLVNVPIRGFVQRPRPFLDHQGLDVLVQGKADYSFVSDHATITMAMAVALFVVDRRFGLVGIGLALLEGFCRVYMGVHYPTDVVGGFALGTAVALLLSPPAMALLTPLLKAVEGSAWGGRLVRARGAGAGAGGAVVSDRPSEERASSEERDLAA from the coding sequence ATGGCTGGACTCGCCGAATCCGGGTCGAACCCCGACGTCGACCTGCTCTACGACATCAACAGCCTGGCCAAGGACGCGCCGCGCTGGTTCGACCGGGTCATGGAGTACGTCGGTGAGTACGGGCTGCTGCTCGCCATGGTGCTGCTCGTGCTGTGGTGCTGGTGGTCCGTGCGGCGCCGGGGCGGCGAGGGGGCGGCGTCCGCCGTCGCCGCGCTGGTGTGGGCGCCGCTGGCGGCCGGTCTCGCGGTGCTCGTGAACGTGCCGATAAGGGGTTTCGTGCAGCGGCCCCGGCCCTTCCTGGACCATCAGGGGCTGGATGTCCTGGTGCAGGGGAAGGCCGACTACTCCTTCGTGAGCGATCACGCGACGATCACCATGGCGATGGCGGTCGCGCTGTTCGTCGTCGACCGGCGCTTCGGCCTGGTGGGGATCGGGCTGGCACTGCTCGAGGGGTTCTGCCGGGTGTACATGGGCGTGCACTACCCGACGGACGTGGTCGGCGGGTTCGCGCTGGGTACGGCTGTCGCGCTGCTGCTCTCCCCGCCGGCCATGGCTCTGCTCACGCCGCTGCTCAAGGCGGTCGAGGGGTCGGCGTGGGGCGGCCGGCTGGTGCGCGCGCGGGGTGCCGGTGCCGGTGCGGGCGGCGCGGTGGTCTCCGACCGCCCCTCCGAGGAGCGGGCGTCGTCGGAGGAGCGGGACCTGGCGGCGTAG
- a CDS encoding inorganic phosphate transporter → MDTFALILTILVALGFAYTNGFHDSANAIATSVSTRALTPRAALAMAAVMNLAGAFLGSGVAKTVSEGLIQTPTGGKGMGILFSALLGAIVWNLVTWYFGLPSSSSHALFGGMVGAALAGGTTVYWSGVLDKIVTPMFLSPVIGLIVGYLVMTAIMWIFRRTNPHKAKRGFRIAQTVSAAGMALGHGLQDAQKTMGVVVMALVIGGVETYGDPIPVWVKLVSALMLSLGTYAGGWRIMRTLGRKIIELDPPQGFAAETTGASIMFATAYLFKAPISTTHVITSAIMGVGATKRVNAVRWGVAKNIVLGWFITMPAAAIVAACAFWLIRLAFL, encoded by the coding sequence ATGGACACCTTCGCTCTGATCCTGACCATTCTGGTCGCACTCGGCTTCGCCTACACCAACGGCTTCCACGACTCCGCCAACGCCATCGCGACCTCCGTGTCGACCCGGGCGCTCACCCCGCGCGCCGCGCTGGCGATGGCCGCGGTGATGAACCTCGCCGGCGCCTTCCTCGGCAGCGGGGTCGCCAAGACCGTCAGCGAGGGCCTGATCCAGACGCCCACCGGCGGCAAGGGGATGGGCATCCTCTTCTCGGCCCTGCTCGGGGCCATCGTCTGGAACCTGGTCACCTGGTACTTCGGCCTTCCTTCGTCCTCCTCGCACGCCCTGTTCGGCGGCATGGTGGGCGCGGCCCTCGCGGGCGGTACGACGGTGTACTGGTCCGGGGTGCTCGACAAGATCGTCACTCCGATGTTCCTGTCGCCGGTGATCGGCCTGATCGTCGGCTACCTGGTCATGACGGCGATCATGTGGATCTTCCGCCGCACCAACCCGCACAAGGCCAAGCGCGGCTTCCGCATAGCGCAGACGGTGTCGGCGGCCGGCATGGCCCTCGGGCACGGTCTGCAGGACGCCCAGAAGACCATGGGTGTCGTGGTGATGGCGCTGGTCATCGGCGGCGTCGAGACGTACGGCGACCCGATCCCGGTGTGGGTGAAGCTGGTCTCCGCTCTCATGCTGTCGCTGGGCACCTACGCGGGCGGCTGGCGCATCATGCGCACCCTGGGCCGCAAGATCATCGAACTGGACCCGCCGCAGGGCTTCGCCGCCGAGACGACCGGCGCGTCGATCATGTTCGCCACGGCGTACCTCTTCAAGGCGCCGATCTCCACGACCCACGTCATCACCTCGGCGATCATGGGTGTGGGCGCGACGAAGCGGGTCAACGCCGTCCGCTGGGGCGTGGCGAAGAACATCGTCCTGGGCTGGTTCATCACCATGCCGGCCGCGGCGATCGTGGCCGCCTGCGCCTTCTGGCTGATCAGACTGGCGTTCCTGTAG
- the pstC gene encoding phosphate ABC transporter permease subunit PstC, whose product MDISTHTTGADAPSPQPAEAEQKRAARGATRPGDRIFLGLTRGSGILLLVVMAAIAVFLTYRASLAISKDHGNFLTTFEWNTSLQPPVFGIAVLAFGTVVSSIIAMVIAVPVAVAIALFLTHYAPRRLSGPIAYVVDLLAAVPSIVYGLWGALMLVPHLDGLFGWLNDYLGWTGVFSWEGGAPRSMLTVGILLAIMILPIITNVSREVFRQVPRMHEEAALALGATRWEVIRMSVLPFGRSGVISASMLGLGRALGETMAVATVLSPDFLIHGSLLDPGGGTFAQNIASKFSEATEYGRDALIASGLVLFVITLLVNGAARLIIARRKDYSGANA is encoded by the coding sequence ATGGACATATCAACGCATACGACAGGCGCCGACGCGCCTTCCCCCCAGCCCGCCGAGGCCGAGCAGAAGCGTGCCGCCCGCGGCGCCACCCGTCCCGGAGACCGGATCTTCCTCGGTCTCACCCGTGGGTCGGGCATCCTGCTGCTGGTCGTCATGGCCGCGATCGCGGTCTTCCTCACCTACCGTGCCTCCCTGGCGATCAGCAAGGACCACGGCAACTTCCTGACCACCTTCGAGTGGAACACCAGCCTTCAGCCGCCGGTCTTCGGTATCGCCGTGCTGGCCTTCGGCACGGTGGTCTCCTCGATCATCGCCATGGTCATCGCCGTCCCCGTCGCGGTCGCCATCGCGCTCTTCCTCACGCACTACGCCCCGCGTCGGCTGAGCGGTCCCATCGCCTACGTGGTCGACCTGCTCGCCGCCGTGCCGTCCATCGTGTACGGCCTGTGGGGCGCGCTGATGCTGGTCCCGCACCTGGACGGCCTGTTCGGCTGGCTGAACGACTACCTCGGCTGGACCGGCGTCTTCTCGTGGGAGGGCGGTGCCCCCCGCTCGATGCTCACCGTCGGCATCCTGCTGGCGATCATGATCCTGCCGATCATCACCAACGTCAGCCGTGAGGTCTTCCGTCAGGTCCCGCGGATGCACGAGGAGGCGGCCCTGGCCCTCGGCGCCACGCGCTGGGAGGTCATCCGCATGTCGGTGCTGCCCTTCGGGCGGTCCGGCGTGATCTCCGCCTCGATGCTCGGTCTCGGCCGTGCGCTCGGAGAGACGATGGCCGTCGCCACCGTGCTCTCCCCGGACTTCCTCATCCACGGCAGCCTGCTCGACCCGGGCGGCGGCACCTTCGCCCAGAACATCGCCAGCAAGTTCAGCGAGGCGACGGAGTACGGCCGTGACGCGCTGATCGCCTCCGGTCTGGTCCTGTTCGTCATCACTCTGCTGGTCAACGGCGCGGCCCGTCTGATCATCGCCCGCCGCAAGGACTACTCGGGGGCCAACGCATGA
- the pstB gene encoding phosphate ABC transporter ATP-binding protein PstB, with translation MAKRIDVSGLTAYYGAHKAIEDISMTIEPRSVTAFIGPSGCGKSTFLRTLNRMHEVTPGGRVEGKVLLDEEDLYGAGVDPVAVRREVGMVFQRPNPFPTMSIFDNVAAGLRLNGNYRKSELSDIVEKSLKGANLWNEVKDRLSKPGSGLSGGQQQRLCIARAIAVEPKVLLMDEPCSALDPISTLAIEDLIGELKERFTIVIVTHNMQQAARVSDRTAFFNLAAVGKPGRLIEIDETERIFSNPSVQATEDYISGRFG, from the coding sequence ATGGCCAAGCGAATCGATGTCAGCGGGCTCACCGCCTACTACGGCGCCCACAAGGCGATCGAGGACATCTCGATGACGATCGAGCCGCGCTCGGTGACGGCGTTCATCGGCCCCTCCGGCTGCGGCAAGTCGACGTTCCTGCGCACCCTCAACCGTATGCACGAGGTCACCCCGGGCGGCCGGGTCGAGGGCAAGGTGCTCCTGGACGAGGAGGACCTGTACGGCGCCGGGGTCGACCCGGTGGCCGTGCGGCGCGAGGTGGGCATGGTCTTCCAGCGCCCGAACCCCTTCCCCACCATGTCGATCTTCGACAACGTGGCGGCGGGACTGCGGCTGAACGGCAACTACCGCAAGAGCGAGCTGAGCGACATCGTCGAGAAGTCGCTCAAGGGCGCCAACCTCTGGAACGAGGTCAAGGACCGCCTGAGCAAGCCCGGCTCGGGCCTCTCCGGCGGTCAGCAGCAGCGTCTGTGCATCGCCCGCGCCATCGCGGTCGAGCCGAAGGTGCTGCTCATGGACGAGCCCTGCTCCGCCCTCGACCCGATCTCCACGCTCGCCATCGAGGACCTGATCGGTGAGCTGAAGGAACGCTTCACGATCGTCATCGTGACGCACAACATGCAGCAGGCGGCGCGCGTCTCGGACCGCACGGCGTTCTTCAACCTGGCGGCCGTGGGCAAGCCGGGCCGGCTGATCGAGATCGACGAGACCGAGCGGATCTTCTCCAACCCGTCCGTGCAGGCGACCGAGGACTACATCTCCGGCCGCTTCGGCTAG
- a CDS encoding FAD-binding oxidoreductase, with amino-acid sequence MERRTFLGGGAAAVAAIATSACSGRGGVTSRTTATGMSAVSGTPAASTAPRTTSPPAATGWAALARSLDGTLVRPGDASWTTAKQLYNTRFDSLKPAAVAYVAHAEDVRTVLSYAHAHHVRVAVRNGGHSYGGWSSGDGRLIIDVSRLSQIRASGSSAVIGAGAKLIDIYRALTAKGVTIPGGSCPTVGISGLVLGGGHGVVARAYGLTCDSLTRATLITANGRQLTADATRNKDLFWALRGAGNGNFGVVTELEFRTHPAPQAVSAYLTWPWAKAAAVVKAWQDWGPSQPDEIWSSLHLENTAGGTPTVSVAAFSLGTYGALQNAVDRLAAAIGAPASSVSLRRHSFEQAMEAYAGCSSFPVNAQCHLPGTTPGRSPQGKLRRETYAARSDFFDHSLSSAGIQTLLAQLRSVRGGAGSIAFTALGGAVNRVSPTATAFVHRRSRMLAQYVASWRPGTTGSAAQSWLTSAHNAMRPYASGAAYQNYSDPTLRNWRTAYYGDAAARLTKLKHQYDPQDFFSYPQGL; translated from the coding sequence ATGGAACGACGGACTTTCCTGGGGGGCGGCGCGGCAGCGGTCGCCGCGATCGCGACGAGCGCGTGCAGCGGCAGGGGCGGGGTGACGTCCCGGACCACCGCCACGGGGATGTCGGCGGTCTCCGGCACCCCCGCCGCGAGTACGGCGCCGAGAACCACCAGCCCCCCGGCCGCGACCGGCTGGGCAGCGCTCGCCCGCTCCCTGGACGGCACCCTGGTCCGCCCCGGCGACGCCTCCTGGACGACCGCCAAGCAGCTCTACAACACCCGCTTCGACAGCCTCAAGCCCGCCGCGGTCGCGTACGTGGCCCACGCCGAGGACGTCCGGACGGTCCTGTCCTACGCCCACGCCCACCACGTCCGCGTCGCCGTCCGCAACGGCGGCCACTCCTACGGAGGCTGGTCCTCCGGCGACGGCCGGCTGATCATCGACGTCTCCAGGCTCAGTCAGATCCGGGCGAGCGGCTCCTCGGCGGTGATCGGCGCCGGCGCCAAGCTCATCGACATCTACCGCGCGCTCACCGCGAAGGGCGTGACAATCCCCGGCGGCTCCTGCCCGACCGTGGGCATCTCCGGCCTGGTCCTCGGCGGCGGCCACGGAGTCGTCGCCCGCGCCTACGGCCTGACCTGCGACAGCCTGACCCGGGCCACCCTCATCACCGCGAACGGCAGGCAGCTGACGGCCGACGCCACCCGGAACAAGGACCTGTTCTGGGCGCTGCGCGGCGCGGGCAACGGCAACTTCGGCGTCGTCACCGAACTGGAGTTCAGGACCCACCCCGCACCCCAGGCCGTGTCGGCGTACCTGACATGGCCGTGGGCGAAGGCGGCGGCGGTCGTGAAGGCCTGGCAGGACTGGGGGCCCAGCCAGCCGGACGAGATCTGGTCGTCCCTGCACCTGGAGAACACGGCCGGCGGCACGCCCACCGTGTCCGTGGCCGCCTTCTCCCTGGGCACCTACGGCGCGTTGCAGAACGCGGTGGACCGCCTGGCCGCGGCGATCGGCGCCCCGGCGTCGAGCGTGTCGCTCAGGCGCCACTCCTTCGAGCAGGCCATGGAGGCCTACGCCGGCTGCTCGTCCTTCCCGGTGAACGCCCAGTGCCACCTGCCGGGCACGACCCCCGGCCGCTCCCCGCAGGGCAAGCTCCGCCGCGAGACCTACGCGGCCCGCTCGGACTTCTTCGACCACTCCCTGTCCTCGGCCGGCATCCAGACACTGCTGGCCCAGCTGCGCTCGGTGCGGGGCGGCGCGGGAAGCATCGCGTTCACCGCGCTCGGCGGGGCGGTCAACCGGGTCTCCCCGACGGCGACGGCCTTCGTCCACCGCCGCTCCCGCATGCTGGCCCAGTACGTCGCCTCCTGGCGCCCGGGCACCACCGGCTCGGCGGCCCAGTCCTGGCTGACGTCGGCGCACAACGCCATGCGGCCCTACGCCTCAGGCGCGGCCTACCAGAACTACAGCGACCCCACTCTCAGGAACTGGCGCACGGCCTACTACGGCGACGCGGCGGCCCGTCTGACCAAGCTGAAGCACCAGTACGACCCGCAGGACTTCTTCTCGTACCCGCAGGGCCTGTGA
- a CDS encoding metal-sensitive transcriptional regulator: MTTTEAGATATSENVSGITGHEPVTHGYHKQKDEHLKRLRRIEGQIRGLQRMVDEDVYCIDILTQVSASTKALQSFALQLLEEHLRHCVADAALKGGAEIDAKVEEATKAIGRLLRT, translated from the coding sequence ATGACGACCACCGAGGCCGGCGCGACGGCGACCTCCGAGAACGTGAGCGGAATCACCGGACACGAGCCCGTCACGCACGGTTACCACAAGCAGAAGGACGAGCACCTCAAGCGGCTCCGCCGGATCGAGGGCCAGATCCGCGGGCTCCAGCGGATGGTCGACGAGGACGTCTACTGCATCGACATACTCACCCAGGTGTCCGCCTCCACGAAGGCTCTCCAGTCCTTCGCCCTGCAACTGCTGGAGGAGCACCTGCGGCACTGCGTCGCCGACGCGGCCCTCAAGGGCGGGGCGGAGATCGACGCGAAGGTGGAGGAGGCCACGAAGGCGATCGGGCGGCTGCTGCGCACCTGA
- a CDS encoding CHAD domain-containing protein — translation MAQQHLDPTDSTAGSSPELPTALEQGGAPTADALARYLRAQATEFLRALRLHRETGGSGHGTEESADAARALRRSARRISGSAHTFRPLLEEAWSAELCPELAWLSGTLAREHACQACLERLLLALHRLSGTAVLPAQPTEEVPGGRAVDRGNLTVGAAKAGALLERQLTLARTRAHSTALQALGSARFHAVADKVAVLASDVPLTPAAATADLTPLAAAARERLTDAVAALPLVTAGSPYNAEALVHGLSPDPSPHPQDAPWHQVRLLLRLHRYAREVLDGADSPVIVRLLAAGQALDRHRDASEAAAAAASAARTPRIAPATAYALGVLHADQRHEVEAARFAFQQSWQKQAVGAG, via the coding sequence GTGGCACAGCAACACCTTGACCCGACGGACTCCACGGCCGGGAGTTCCCCCGAGTTGCCGACCGCGCTGGAGCAGGGCGGTGCCCCCACCGCCGATGCTCTCGCGCGCTATCTGCGGGCCCAGGCCACGGAGTTCCTCCGCGCGCTGCGCCTGCACCGGGAGACCGGCGGCTCGGGGCACGGCACGGAGGAGTCCGCCGACGCCGCGCGCGCCCTGCGCCGCTCGGCCCGCCGCATCAGCGGCAGCGCGCACACCTTCCGCCCCCTGCTCGAGGAGGCCTGGTCGGCGGAGCTGTGCCCGGAACTGGCGTGGCTGTCCGGCACCCTGGCCCGCGAACACGCCTGCCAGGCCTGCCTGGAACGGCTGCTGCTGGCCCTGCACCGGCTCTCCGGAACAGCGGTCCTGCCGGCCCAGCCGACCGAGGAGGTCCCGGGCGGCCGCGCCGTGGACCGCGGCAACCTCACCGTGGGCGCGGCCAAAGCGGGCGCCCTGCTGGAACGCCAGCTCACCCTGGCCCGGACCCGGGCGCACTCGACCGCCCTCCAGGCACTGGGCTCCGCGCGCTTCCACGCCGTCGCGGACAAGGTGGCCGTGCTCGCCAGCGACGTCCCCCTCACCCCCGCCGCCGCCACCGCGGACCTGACCCCGCTGGCCGCCGCCGCCCGGGAGCGCCTGACGGACGCCGTCGCCGCCCTCCCGCTCGTCACCGCCGGCAGCCCGTACAACGCGGAGGCCCTGGTCCACGGCCTGTCCCCGGACCCGTCCCCGCACCCGCAGGACGCCCCCTGGCACCAGGTCCGCCTGCTGCTGCGCCTGCACCGGTACGCCCGCGAGGTCCTCGACGGAGCCGACTCGCCCGTGATCGTGCGTCTGCTGGCGGCCGGCCAGGCCCTCGACCGGCACCGCGACGCCTCGGAGGCGGCGGCCGCCGCGGCCTCGGCGGCCCGCACCCCGCGCATCGCCCCGGCGACGGCGTACGCGCTCGGCGTGCTGCACGCGGACCAGCGGCACGAGGTGGAGGCGGCCAGGTTCGCCTTCCAGCAGTCGTGGCAGAAGCAGGCCGTCGGCGCCGGCTGA